One Desulfuromonadales bacterium genomic window carries:
- a CDS encoding NUDIX domain-containing protein has protein sequence PHDYAQAIMDLGATLCTPKNPDCPRCPLAALCQARAQGLERELPLSGRRKAVPTVLQVALLLERGGNYLVRRRPLAGMLGGLWEFPTAAVAEGGAPLSAARALLSGLGLQGTLAETGGVAHAYSHFRLDLRVFRGTVEDSDRVSEGEERWVDAAGLQALPLHGAHKKAVKFL, from the coding sequence CCGCACGACTACGCCCAGGCGATCATGGACCTGGGAGCGACCCTCTGCACGCCGAAGAACCCCGACTGCCCCCGTTGCCCCCTGGCGGCGCTCTGCCAGGCGCGGGCGCAGGGGCTGGAGCGCGAGTTGCCCCTCTCCGGCAGAAGGAAAGCGGTGCCGACGGTTCTCCAGGTGGCGCTGCTGCTGGAGCGCGGAGGAAATTATCTGGTGCGCCGCCGGCCGCTTGCCGGGATGCTCGGCGGACTCTGGGAATTTCCGACGGCCGCGGTTGCCGAAGGAGGAGCCCCGCTGTCGGCAGCGCGGGCGCTGCTGTCCGGACTCGGTCTGCAGGGGACGCTCGCCGAGACGGGAGGGGTCGCCCACGCGTACAGCCATTTCCGACTCGACCTGCGCGTCTTCCGCGGCACCGTCGAAGATTCCGACCGGGTGTCCGAAGGGGAGGAGCGCTGGGTCGATGCCGCCGGCCTGCAGGCGCTCCCTCTGCACGGTGCCCACAAGAAGGCGGTAAAATTTCTGTAG